The proteins below come from a single Prolixibacter sp. NT017 genomic window:
- a CDS encoding pyridoxal phosphate-dependent aminotransferase family protein: MDIFEKIKTNKGNIGQYKKEAHGYFSFPKLEGEISPRMKFRGKEVLTWSLNNYIGLANHPEVRKADAEAAAQYGMAYPMGARMMSGQTSKHEELEKELADFVGKPDAFLLNYGYQGMVSIIDAIVGRNDVVVYDAESHACILDGVRLHMGKRFVYLHNDMDSLRKQLEHATSLAQKTGGGILVITEGVFGMSGDMGRIDDIVALKKEFNFRLLVDDAHGFGTMGKTGAGTGEELGVQDDIDLYFGTFAKSMAGIGAFVACPEEVCDYLRYNMRSQTFAKSLPMPMVIGALKRLELLRTQPELREKLWTIVNALQNGLKAENFDLGVTNSPVTPVYLSGSVAEGTNVVMDLRENYNIFCSIVVYPVIPKGQLLLRLIPTASHTLEDVEYTIKAFSEVRKKLEAGKYSTTKMAQIS, encoded by the coding sequence GTGGATATTTTTGAGAAAATAAAGACAAACAAAGGAAATATTGGCCAGTACAAGAAAGAAGCTCATGGCTATTTTTCTTTTCCGAAACTCGAAGGAGAGATAAGTCCGAGAATGAAATTTCGCGGAAAAGAGGTACTTACTTGGAGCCTTAACAACTACATTGGCTTGGCTAACCATCCGGAAGTACGTAAAGCTGATGCCGAAGCAGCAGCTCAGTATGGTATGGCGTACCCAATGGGTGCCCGTATGATGTCCGGACAAACCAGTAAGCACGAAGAGCTCGAGAAAGAGCTGGCAGATTTCGTTGGTAAACCCGATGCGTTTCTTTTGAACTATGGTTACCAGGGAATGGTTTCCATTATCGATGCCATTGTCGGAAGAAATGACGTTGTTGTTTACGATGCCGAGTCGCATGCCTGTATTCTTGACGGAGTTCGTCTCCACATGGGTAAACGCTTCGTTTACCTGCACAACGATATGGACAGTCTGCGTAAGCAGCTCGAACACGCTACCAGCTTAGCTCAGAAAACCGGAGGAGGTATTCTGGTTATCACCGAAGGTGTTTTCGGAATGTCGGGTGACATGGGCCGTATCGACGATATCGTTGCGCTGAAGAAAGAATTCAACTTCCGTCTGCTGGTTGACGATGCTCACGGTTTTGGAACCATGGGTAAAACCGGTGCCGGAACAGGTGAAGAACTGGGAGTTCAGGATGATATCGACTTGTATTTCGGAACTTTTGCCAAATCGATGGCCGGAATTGGTGCATTTGTTGCTTGCCCGGAAGAGGTTTGTGATTACCTGCGCTACAATATGCGGTCGCAGACTTTTGCCAAGTCGCTACCGATGCCCATGGTGATTGGTGCACTGAAGCGTCTCGAACTACTGCGCACACAGCCGGAGCTTCGCGAAAAGTTGTGGACCATTGTTAACGCACTGCAGAATGGATTGAAGGCTGAAAATTTCGATCTAGGCGTGACCAACTCACCGGTGACCCCGGTTTACCTGTCGGGAAGTGTTGCCGAAGGTACCAACGTGGTAATGGACCTGCGTGAGAATTACAACATTTTCTGCTCCATCGTTGTGTATCCGGTTATCCCGAAAGGTCAACTGCTGTTGCGTTTGATTCCGACCGCCAGCCATACACTCGAAGATGTTGAGTACACCATTAAAGCATTTTCGGAAGTACGGAAAAAACTGGAAGCCGGAAAATACTCAACCACAAAAATGGCTCAGATATCGTAA